A stretch of Aspergillus nidulans FGSC A4 chromosome VI DNA encodes these proteins:
- a CDS encoding sugar porter family MFS transporter (transcript_id=CADANIAT00009690) produces MGVESSSYHGESITPAPAPQPQQYSSQESIGSTKPEPGVDTPIPRITLRATIMGLFVSMGGLLFGYDTGQISGFQEMSDFLERYGELQSDGSYSFSHVRSGLIVSLLSIGTLIGALCGAPLADKLGRKWSITVWCIILMVGIIVQISAPSGNWVQIVMGRWTTGLGVGGCSLVVPMYQGESAPKHVRGAMISSYQLFVTLGIFLAYCINLGTESLDGSAQWRITLGLTFLFALILGLGMAMFPESPRFNYRHGKIDTARTTMARLYGVPENHVVIVRELAEIQSQLDAEKEQSQKWNEFITAPRMLYRILLGIVLQALQQLTGANYFFYYGTTIFQGAGISNSFITQVILGAINFGTTFGGLYVVENFGRRKSLIAGASLMFICFMIFASIGHFMLDVEHPENTPGPGKGMVVVASFFVLFYATTWGPIVWSIVAELFPSKYRAKGMALATASNWLWNFLIGCLSFFTPFITGAIDFAYGYVFAGCLLVAVFVVYFFVIEGKDRTLEELDWMYVNHVKPWESSKYEIPRITYHDDARGARKENTEHAEVA; encoded by the exons ATGGGTGTCGAGTCTTCTTCTTACCATGGGGAGTCTATCACCCCGGCTCCTGCTCCCCAGCCGCAACAATACTCCAGCCAGGAGTCGATTGGGAGCACCAAGCCTGAACCCGGGGTCGATACTCCTATCCCCCGCATCACTTTGCGAGCCACCATCATGGGCTTGTTCGTCTCCATGGGTGGCTTGCTTTTCGGATACGACACTGGTCAGATCTCTGGTTTCCAGGAAATGTCTGACTTCCTTGAACGTTACGGTGAACTCCAGTCCGATGGTTCATATTCCTTCAGCCACGTCCGGTCCGGTCTGATTGTCAGTCTTCTGTCTATCGGAACGCTTATTGGTGCTCTCTGTGGTGCTCCTCTCGCTGATAAGCTGGGCCGGAAATGGTCCATCACTGTCTGGTGTATTATCCTCATGGTCGGAATCATTGTTCAGATTTCCGCCCCTTCCGGTAACTGGGTCCAAATCGTCATGGGCCGCTGGACCACTGGTCTTGGTGTCGGCGGATGCTCCCTGGTTGTTCCCATGTACCAAGGAGAGAGTGCCCCCAAGCACGTCCGTGGTGCCATGATCAGTTCCTACCAGCTGTTCGTCACGCTTGGTATCTTCCTAGCATACTGTATCAACCTTGGAACGGAGAGCTTGGATGGTAGTGCCCAATGGCGTATCACTCTAGGTCTGACCTTCCTGTTCGCACTCATCCTTGGTCTCGGCATGGCCATGTTTCCTGAAAGCCCTCGCTTCAACTACCGTCACGGCAAGATTGACACTGCCCGTACGACTATGGCCCGTCTTTATGGTGTCCCAGAGAACcacgtcgtcatcgtccgCGAGCTGGCTGAAATCCAATCGCAGCTCGACGCTGAAAAGGAGCAGTCCCAGAAATGGAACGAATTCATCACCGCCCCACGCATGCTGTACCGTATTCTTCTGGGTATTGTTCTCcaagctctgcagcagctcacTGGCGCCAACTACTTCTTCTACTATGGTACCACCATCTTCCAGGGTGCCGGTATCTCCAACTCTTTCATCACTCAGGTCATTCTCGGAGCTATCAATTTTGGAACCACCTTTGGTGGTCTCTACGTTGTTGAGAACTTTGGTCGCCGCAAGTCCCTCATTGCTGGTGCTTCCTTGATGTTCATCTGCTTCATGATCTTCGCCTCCATCGGACACTTTATGCTCGACGTTGAGCACCCTGAGAACACCCCCGGACCCGGCAAGGGCATGGTTGTCGTCGCCTCTTTCTTCGTTCTCTTCTACGCTACGACCTGGGGTCCCATCGTCTGGTCCATCGTTGCTGAGCTCTTCCCCTCCAAATACCGTGCCAAGGGTATGGCTCTCGCCACTGCTTCCAACTGGCTTTGGAACTTCCTCATTGG TTGCCTTAGTTTCTTCACTCCCTTCATCACCGGAGCCATCGATTTCGCGTACGGCTACGTCTTCGCGGGCtgtctcctcgtcgctgtcttCGTGGTCTACTTCTTCGTTATTGAGGGTAAAGACCGAACtctcgaggagctcgacTGGATGTACGTCAACCACGTCAAACCCTGGGAGAGCAGCAAGTACGAGATCCCGCGGATCACCTACCACGATGACGCTCGCGGAGCCAGGAAGGAGAATACTGAGCACGCTGAAGTTGCTTAG